One Halichoerus grypus chromosome 1, mHalGry1.hap1.1, whole genome shotgun sequence genomic region harbors:
- the SON gene encoding protein SON isoform X2 — protein sequence MATNIEQIFRSFVVSKFREIQQELSSGRSEGQLNGETNTPNEGNQAGDAAASARSLPNEEIVQKIEEVLSGVLDTELRYKPDLKEASRKSRCVSVQTDPTDEIPTKKSKKHKKHKNKKKKKKKEKEKKYKRQPEESESKAKSHHDGNIDLESDSFLKFDSEPSTMALEHPVRAFGLSETSESPEVMLEPPVVSMEISEPHTLETLKPATKTAELSVASTSVISVQSEQSVAVMLEPSMTKILDSFTTAPVPTTSVVLKSPEPVVTMSTEYQMKPVLKSLETTPPEQSKIMLEPPVAKGLEPSETLVVSSEIPTEVHPEPSTSTTMDFPESSATEGLRLPEQPVEVPSEIADSSMTRPQELLELPKTTALELPESSVASVMELPGPPATSKPELQGPPVTPVLELPGPSATPLPELPGPLSTPVPELLGPPATAVPELPGPSATSVPQLSQELPGLPAPSVGLEPPQEVPEPPVMAQELPGLPAVTAAVELPGQPAVTVAMELTEQPVTTSELEQPMGMTTVEHPGQPEVTTATGLLGQPEAAMVLELPGQPVATTALELPGQPSVTGVPELPGLPSATRALELSGQPVATGALELPGQLMATGALEFSGQSGAAGALELLGQPLATGVLELPGQPGAPELPGQPVATVALEISVQSVVTTELSTMTVSQSLEVPSTTALESYNTVAQELPTTLVGETSVTVGVDPLMAQESHMLASNTMETHMLASNTMDSQMLASNTMDSQMLASNTMDSQMLASSTMDSQMLATSSMDSQMLATSSMDSQMLATSSMDSQMLATSSMDSQMLATSSMDSQMLATSSMDSQMLATSSMDSQMLATSTMDSQMLATSTMDSQMLATSSMDSQMLASGTMDSQMLASGTMDAQMLASGTMDAQMLASSTQDSAMLGSKSPDPYRLAQDPYRLAQDPYRLGHDPYRLGHDAYRLGQDPYRLGHDPYRLTPDPYRMSPRPYRIAPRSYRIAPRPYRLAPRPLMLASRRSMMMSYAAERSMMSSYERSMMSYERSMMSPMAERSMMSAYERSMMSAYERSMMSPMAERSMMSAYERSMMSAYERSMMSPMADRSMMSMGADRSMMSSYSAADRSMMSSYSAADRSMMSSYTADRSMMSMAADSYTDSYTDTYTEAYMVPPLPPEEPPTMPPLPPEEPPMTPPLPPEEPPEGPALPTEQSALTAENTWPTEVPALPPEESVSLSEPSVSQNEISEPSALPANYSVSASDPSVLASEAAVTVPEPPLEPESSVTTTPVESAVVAEEHQVVPERAVTYMVSETPIMSAEPTVLTSESSVTPETAETFDSMKASGHVAPEVSLSLLEPAATNPEPSQSTLELPAMAVSELPAVAVPEPPTGTVPEPPAVAVLETPAVAIADPTAVAVPDPPAEAVPETLALAESEHVTTPVPVVSTLEPAVPGLEPAVSVPQPNAVVSEPSVSVQESTVIISEPAVTVSEQTQVIPTKMVLESTPMILESSVIKGVNLLSGDQNLAPEFGIQEIPMNSDEEPHAEGHLKNDPYESEHGTNIDLNINNHLVAKEVEHNTLVSAASTGAVGEIGEGNILSISETKQCPVLDTCSSVSEADGGTLSSAGPPALEPDAMGTSKGIEFATVSALGSVSNYDVEVSLTTQDTEHDMIISTSPSGGSEADIEGPLPAKDIHLDLPSNNFISKDAEGPLSIKDCDQTLAVALSPKESSGEDKEVPLPTKEILSDSGFSANIDDINEADLVRPLLPKDMERLTSLRAGIEGPLLASEVERDKSAASPVVISIPERASESSSEEKDDYEIFVKVKDTHEKSKKNKNRDKGEKEKKRDSSLRSRSKRSKSSEHKSRKRTSESRSRARKRSSKSKSHRSQTRSRSRSRRRRRSSRSRSKSRGRRSVSKEKRKRSPKHRSKSRERKRKRSSSRDNRKTVRARSRTPSRRSRSHTPSRRRRSRSVGRRSFSISPSRRSRTPSRRSRTPSRRSRTPSRRSRTPSRRSRTPSRRSRTPSRRRRSRSVVRRRSFSISPVRLRRSRTPLRRRFSRSPIRRKRSRSSERGRSPKRLTDLNKAQLLEIAKANAAAMCAKAGVPLPPNLKPAPPPTIEEKVAKKSGGATIEELTEKCKQIAQSKEDDDVIVNKPHVSDEEEEEPPFYHHPFKLSEPKPIFFNLNIAAAKPTPPKSQVTLTKEFPVSSGSQHRKKEADSVYGEWVPVEKNGEENKDDDNVFSSNLPSEPVDISTAMSERALAQKRLSENAFDLEAMSMLNRAQERIDAWAQLNSIPGQFTGSTGVQVLTQEQLANTGAQAWIKKDQFLRAAPVTGGMGAVLMRKMGWREGEGLGKNKEGNKEPILVDFKTDRKGLVAVGERAQKRSGNFSAAMKDLSGKHPVSALMEICNKRRWQPPEFLLVHDSGPDHRKHFLFRVLRNGSPYQPNCMFFLNRY from the exons ATGGCGACCAACATCGAGCAGATTTTTAGGTCTTTCGTGGTCAGTAAATTCCGGGAAATTCAACAGGAGCTTTCCAG TGGAAGAAGTGAAGGCCAGCTCAATGGTGAAACAAATACACCTAATGAAGGAAACCAGGCAGGTGATGCAGCTGCCTCTGCCAGGAGCCTCCCAAATGAAGAAATAGTTCAGAAGATAGAGGAAGTACTTTCTGGGGTCTTAGATACAGAACTACGATATAAGCCAG acCTGAAGGAGGCCTCCAGAAAAAGTAGATGTGTGTCTGTACAAACAGATCCTACTGATGAAATTCCCACCAAAAAGTCAAAGAAgcataaaaagcacaaaaataaaaagaagaaaaagaagaaagaaaaggaaaaaaagtataaaagacaGCCAGAAGAATCTGAATCAAAGGCGAAATCACATCATGATGGGAACATAGATTTAGAATCGGATTCCTTTTTGAAGTTTGATTCTGAACCTTCAACGATGGCACTGGAGCATCCTGTAAGAGCGTTTGGCCTTTCTGAGACCAGTGAATCTCCTGAGGTTATGTTAGAACCTCCTGTGGTATCAATGGAGATATCAGAGCCACACACTTTAGAAACTCTGAAGCCAGCTACAAAAACTGCAGAACTGTCCGTTGCATCAACATCAGTAATTTCAGTGCAGTCAGAGCAGTCTGTGGCAGTCATGCTGGAACCATCCATGACAAAGATTCTGGATTCCTTTACAACGGCACCAGTGCCTACTACATCAGTAGTGCTAAAGTCACCTGAGCCAGTTGTAACAATGTCAACAGAGTATCAGATGAAGCCTGTGCTGAAATCTTTGGAGACCACACCTCCAGAGCAATCAAAGATCATGTTAGAACCTCCAGTAGCAAAAGGGCTAGAGCCATCAGAAACCCTTGTGGTATCATCCGAGATACCTACTGAGGTACACCCTGAGCCAAGCACATCAACAACAATGGATTTTCCAGAGTCATCCGCAACTGAAGGGCTCAGATTGCCAGAGCAGCCTGTAGAAGTACCATCGGAGATTGCAGATTCATCCATGACAAGACCACAGGAGTTGCTGGAGCTGCCCAAGACCACAGCGTTGGAGCTGCCGGAGTCGTCGGTGGCCTCAGTGATGGAGTTGCCGGGGCCACCTGCGACCTCCAAGCCGGAGTTGCAGGGGCCCCCTGTGACTCCAGTGCTGGAGTTACCTGGGCCCTCTGCTACCCCATTGCCAGAGTTGCCAGGCCCCCTTTCTACCCCAGTGCCTGAGTTGCTAGGGCCCCCTGCAACGGCAGTGCCTGAGTTGCCGGGGCCCTCTGCGACATCAGTGCCACAGTTGTCGCAGGAATTGCCAGGGCTTCCAGCACCATCCGTGGGGTTGGAGCCACCACAGGAGGTACCAGAGCCACCTGTGATGGCACAGGAGTTGCCAGGGCTGCCTGCGGTGACAGCAGCGGTAGAGTTGCCAGGGCAGCCTGCGGTAACAGTAGCAATGGAGTTGACCGAACAACCTGTGACGACGTCAGAGTTGGAGCAGCCTATGGGGATGACAACGGTGGAACATCCTGGGCAGCCTGAGGTGACAACGGCAACCGGGTTGCTGGGGCAGCCTGAGGCAGCGATGGTGCTGGAGTTGCCAGGACAGCCAGTGGCAACGACAGCGCTGGAGTTGCCGGGGCAGCCTTCGGTGACTGGGGTGCCAGAGTTGCCAGGGCTGCCTTCGGCAACTAGGGCACTGGAGTTGTCAGGGCAGCCTGTGGCAACTGGGGCACTGGAGTTGCCTGGGCAGCTCATGGCAACTGGGGCACTGGAGTTCTCGGGGCAGTCTGGGGCAGCTGGAGCACTGGAGCTTTTGGGGCAGCCTCTGGCAACAGGGGTGCTGGAGTTGCCAGGGCAGCCTGGGGCACCAGAGTTGCCTGGGCAGCCTGTGGCAACTGTGGCGCTGGAGATCTCTGTTCAGTCTGTGGTGACAACGGAGCTGTCAACGATGACCGTGTCGCAGTCCCTGGAGGTGCCCTCGACGACAGCGCTGGAATCCTATAATACGGTAGCACAGGAGCTGCCTACTACATTAGTGGGGGAGACTTCTGTAACAGTAGGAGTGGATCCCTTGATGGCCCAGGAATCCCATATGTTAGCTTCTAACACCATGGAGACCCATATGTTAGCGTCCAACACCATGGACTCCCAAATGCTAGCGTCCAACACCATGGATTCCCAGATGCTAGCGTCCAACACCATGGATTCCCAGATGTTAGCCTCTAGCACCATGGACTCCCAGATGTTAGCAACCAGCTCCATGGACTCCCAGATGTTAGCAACCAGCTCCATGGACTCCCAGATGTTAGCAACCAGCTCCATGGACTCTCAGATGTTAGCAACCAGCTCCATGGACTCCCAGATGTTAGCAACCAGTTCCATGGACTCTCAGATGTTAGCAACCAGTTCCATGGACTCCCAGATGTTAGCAACCAGCTCCATGGACTCCCAGATGTTAGCAACCAGCACCATGGACTCCCAGATGTTAGCAACCAGCACCATGGATTCCCAGATGTTAGCTACTAGCTCTATGGATTCTCAGATGTTAGCATCAGGCACTATGGACTCTCAGATGTTAGCCTCCGGCACCATGGATGCTCAGATGTTGGCATCTGGTACCATGGATGCCCAGATGTTAGCATCTAGTACCCAAGATTCTGCTATGTTGGGTTCAAAATCTCCTGATCCCTACAGGTTAGCTCAGGATCCTTACAGGTTAGCTCAGGATCCCTATAGGTTAGGTCATGACCCTTATAGGTTAGGTCATGATGCCTACAGGTTAGGGCAAGACCCCTATAGATTAGGCCATGATCCCTACAGACTAACTCCTGATCCCTATAGGATGTCACCTAGACCCTATAGGATAGCACCCAGGTCTTACAGAATAGCCCCCAGGCCATATAGGTTAGCACCAAGACCCCTGATGTTAGCATCTAGACGTTCTATGATGATGTCCTATGCTGCAGAACGTTCCATGATGTCATCTTACGAACGCTCTATGATGTCCTATGAGCGGTCTATGATGTCCCCTATGGCTGAGCGCTCTATGATGTCAGCCTATGAGCGCTCTATGATGTCAGCCTATGAGCGCTCTATGATGTCCCCTATGGCTGAGCGCTCTATGATGTCAGCTTATGAACGCTCTATGATGTCAGCTTACGAGCGCTCCATGATGTCCCCAATGGCTGACCGATCTATGATGTCCATGGGTGCCGACCGGTCTATGATGTCGTCCTACTCTGCTGCTGACCGGTCTATGATGTCATCGTACTCTGCAGCTGACCGATCTATGATGTCATCTTACACTGCTGATCGTTCAATGATGTCTATGGCAGCTGATTCTTACACCGATTCTTATACTGATACATATACGGAGGCATATATGGTGCCACCTTTGCCTCCTGAAGAGCCTCCAACAATGCCACCATTGCCACCTGAGGAGCCGCCAATGACACCACCATTGCCTCCTGAGGAACCACCAGAGGGTCCGGCATTACCTACTGAGCAGTCAGCATTAACAGCTGAAAACACTTGGCCTACTGAGGTGCCAGCATTACCTCCTGAAGAGTCTGTGTCGCTCTCTGAACCTTCTGTGAGTCAAAATGAGATTTCAGAGCCTTCGGCATTGCCTGCTAATTATTCGGTGTCAGCATCAGATCCTTCGGTGTTAGCATCAGAGGCTGCTGTGACTGTTCCAGAACCACCATTAGAGCCAGAGTCTTCAGTTACAACAACACCTGTAGAGTCTGCTGTAGTAGCAGAAGAACATCAAGTTGTTCCAGAGAGAGCAGTGACTTACATGGTATCTGAAACTCCCATAATGTCAGCTGAACCAACTGTATTAACATCAGAGTCTTCAGTTACGCCTGAGACGGCAGAGACCTTTGATTCCATGAAAGCTTCAGGACATGTTGCCCCAGaggtgtctctgtctctcttagaGCCAGCTGCAACTAATCCAGAGCCATCACAGAGCACTCTAGAGCTGCCAGCCATGGCTGTTTCAGAGCTTCCAGCTGTGGCTGTCCCAGAGCCACCAACTGGGACTGTTCCAGAGCCCCCAGCTGTGGCAGTCCTGGAGACCCCAGCCGTGGCTATCGCAGACCCAACAGCTGTGGCTGTTCCAGACCCACCTGCTGAGGCTGTCCCTGAGACCCTGGCCTTGGCCGAGTCAGAGCATGTTACCACTCCTGTGCCAGTTGTTTCTACCCTGGAGCCCGCTGTGCCTGGCCTGGAACCAGCAGTGTCGGTCCCTCAGCCTAATGCAGTTGTTTCAGAACCATCTGTTTCTGTCCAAGAATCCACTGTGATAATTTCAGAGCCTGCTGTTACTGTCTCAGAGCAGACCCAAGTAATACCAACTAAGATGGTTTTAGAGTCTACACCAATGATACTGGAGTCTAGTGTTATAAAAGGAGTGAATTTACTCTCTGGTGATCAAAATCTTGCTCCAGAGTTTGGCATACAGGAGATTCCCATGAATTCAGATGAAGAGCCACATGCTGAAGGACACCTGAAGAACGACCCTTACGAAAGTGAACATGGTACAAATATAGACCTTAATATAAATAATCATTTAGTTGCTAAAGAGGTGGAGCATAATACATTAGTGTCTGCTGCCAGCACTGGTGCTGTTGGTGAAATTGGTGAAGGGAATATTTTGTCCATCAGTGAGACTAAACAATGCCCAGTATTGGATACCTGTTCTAGTGTTAGTGAAGCTGATGGAGGAACTCTGTCTTCTGCTGGTCCCCCTGCTCTTGAACCTGATGCAATGGGAACTAGTAAGGGTATTGAATTTGCCACAGTATCTGCTCTTGGTTCAGTTAGTAATTATGACGTTGAAGTATCATTAACTACTCAAGATACTGAACATGACATGATAATTTCCACTAGCCCTAGTGGTGGTAGTGAAGCTGACATAGAGGGACCTTTGCCTGCTAAAGACATTCATCTTGATTTACCATCTAATAACTTTATTAGTAAGGATGCGGAAGGACCATTATCTATAAAAGACTGTGACCAGACATTAGCAGTTGCTCTCAGTCCTAAAGAAAGTAGTGGAGAAGATAAAGAAGTACCTCTCCCTACTAAAGAGATACTGTCTGATTCGGGATTTTCTGCCAATATTGATGATATTAATGAAGCAGATTTAGTGAGACCGTTACTTCCTAAGGACATGGAACGCCTTACAAGCCTTAGAGCTGGTATTGAAGGACCTTTACTTGCAAGTGAGGTTGAACGTGACAAATCTGCTGCCAGTCCAGTTGTAATCAGTATACCAGAAAGAGCTTCAGAGTCGTCTTCAGAGGAAAAAGATGATTATGAAATTTTTGTAAAAGTTAAGGATACAcatgagaaaagcaagaaaaacaaaaaccgaGACAAaggtgagaaagagaagaaaagagactcTTCGTTAAGATCTCGAAGTAAGCGTTCCAAGTCTTCTGAACACAAATCACGCAAGCGTACCAGTGAATCTCGTTCTAGGGCAAGGAAGAGATCATCTAAGTCCAAGTCTCATCGCTCTCAAACACGTTCAAGGTCCCGTTCAAGgcgcaggaggaggagcagcaggtCAAGGTCAAAGTCCAGAGGAAGGCGATCTGTATCAAAAGAGAAGCGTAAAAGATCTCCAAAGCACAGGTCGAAgtccagggaaagaaaaagaaaaagatcaagttCCAGGGATAACCGGAAAACAGTTAGAGCTCGCAGTCGCACCCCAAGTCGTCGGAGTCGGAGTCACACTCCAAGTCGTCGAAGAAGATCTAGATCTGTGGGGAGGAGGAGCTTTAGTATTTCCCCAAGCCGCCGCAGCCGCACCCCAAGCCGCCGCAGCCGCACCCCAAGCCGTCGCAGCCGTACCCCAAGCCGCCGCAGCCGCACCCCAAGCCGCCGGAGCCGTACCCCTAGCCGCCGGAGCCGCACCCCTAGCCGCCGGAGAAGATCAAGGTCTGTGGTAAGGAGACGAAGCTTTAGTATCTCACCAGTAAGATTAAGGAGATCACGAACACCCTTGAGAAGAAGGTTTAGCAGATCTCCCATCCGTCGTAAACGATCCAGGTCTTCTGAAAGAGGCAGATCACCTAAACGTCTGACAGATTTAa ataAGGCTCAATTACTTGAAATAGCCAAAGCTAATGCAGCTGCCATGTGTGCTAAGGCTGGTGTTCCTTTACCGCCAAACCTAAAGCCTGCACCTCCACCTACAATAGAAGAGAAAGTTGCTAAAAAGTCAGGAGGAGCTACTATAGAAGAACTAACTGAG aaatgcaaaCAGATCGCACAAAGTAAAGAAGATGATGATGTAATAGTGAATAAGCCTCATGTTTCGGACGAAGAGGAAGAAGAACCTCCTTTTTATCATCATCCCTTTAAACTCAGTGAACCCAAACCCATTTTTTTCAATCTGAAT attgCTGCAGCAAAGCCAACTCCACCAAAAAGCCAGGTAACGTTAACAAAAGAGTTTCCTGTGTCATCTGGATCTCAACATCgaaaaaaagaagcagatagTGTTTATGGAGAATGGGTTCCTGTAGAGAAAAAtggtgaagaaaacaaagatgatgATAATGTTTTCAGCAGCAATTTGCCCTCTGAG ccTGTGGACATCTCAACAGCAATGAGTGAGCGGGCACTTGCTCAGAAAAGACTCAGTGAGAATGCATTTGACCTTGAAGCCATGAGCATGTTAAATCGAGCTCAGGAACGG attgaTGCCTGGGCTCAGCTGAACTCCATTCCTGGTCAGTTCACCGGAAGTACGGGAGTACAGGTTCTAACACAAGAACAGTTGGCTAATACTGGTGCCCAAGCCTGGATTAAAAAG GATCAGTTCTTAAGAGCAGCCCCAGTAACTGGAGGAATGGGAGCCGTTTTGATGAGAAAAATGggctggagagaaggagaaggattaggaaaaaacaaagaaggaaataaggaacCTATCCTAGTTGATTTTAAGACAGACCGAAAAG